A region from the Variovorax sp. RKNM96 genome encodes:
- a CDS encoding LysR family transcriptional regulator produces METAYLQSFLLVVESGSMSEAARRLDLTPAAVAQQIRTLERELNAPLLARAGRTVQPTEAGHLLVQRARNLLREVGDIKTLLNSDAAGGELLVGTINTAIHSLLPDILARFVKTHPGVKVFLQSGTTATLHKAVQQGELDAAVCLYPPYVLAKTFDWSLLREEPLVLLAPSRLARRDPHELLRTSPLIRYDRALGGGKQADRYLRAAGIVPQERFELSSLLAIAMMVDRGLGVSLVPDIASPLLEGQRVAKIPLPLPSEPRRFGVLWLRASPRQRLIRGFVDSAACVIETKGTPT; encoded by the coding sequence ATGGAAACAGCCTACCTGCAAAGCTTTCTTCTGGTGGTGGAGTCGGGCTCGATGTCGGAGGCCGCGCGCCGGCTTGACCTGACCCCCGCTGCCGTGGCCCAGCAAATACGCACGCTGGAGCGCGAGCTCAACGCGCCGCTGCTCGCACGCGCGGGCCGCACGGTGCAGCCGACCGAGGCGGGGCACCTGCTGGTGCAGCGTGCGCGCAACCTGCTGCGCGAGGTGGGCGACATCAAGACGCTGCTGAACAGCGACGCGGCCGGCGGCGAGCTGCTCGTCGGCACCATCAACACGGCCATCCACAGCCTGCTGCCGGACATCCTCGCGCGCTTCGTGAAGACGCATCCCGGCGTGAAGGTGTTCCTGCAATCCGGCACGACGGCCACGCTCCACAAGGCGGTGCAGCAGGGCGAGCTCGATGCGGCCGTGTGCCTCTACCCGCCCTATGTGCTCGCCAAGACCTTCGACTGGTCGCTGCTGCGCGAGGAGCCGCTGGTGCTGCTCGCGCCCAGCCGGCTCGCCAGGCGCGATCCGCACGAGCTGCTGCGCACCTCGCCGCTCATCCGCTACGACCGGGCGCTGGGCGGCGGCAAGCAGGCCGACCGGTACCTCCGCGCCGCGGGCATCGTGCCGCAGGAGCGCTTCGAGCTCAGCTCGCTGCTGGCGATCGCGATGATGGTCGACCGCGGACTGGGCGTTTCGCTGGTGCCCGACATCGCATCGCCGCTGCTCGAAGGCCAGCGCGTGGCGAAGATCCCGCTGCCGCTGCCTTCGGAGCCGCGGCGTTTCGGCGTGCTGTGGCTGCGGGCGTCGCCCCGACAGCGGTTGATCCGGGGCTTCGTCGACAGCGCAGCATGCGTGATCGAGACGAAAGGCACGCCGACCTGA
- a CDS encoding CoA ester lyase, whose product MRSKLFVPGTRPELFDKALGGAADGVCFDLEDAVSEPRKGEARDAVRQLLQGGEPAASGKTVIVRVNAMDTPHFAADIAAVAQPGVHLINIPKPESAAHVRAAVEAIERAEQANGVRTPIGLLLNIEAPSALRTAAQLALAHPRVAGLQLGLGDLFEPLGIARREPAAIQQAMFAMRIAAGEAGVYAYDGAFADIRDADGFRAEAMLSRNLGFLGKTCIHPSQIAIANEVFRPTDEEIAHACKVVEAARHADAKGVGAYVVDGKMIDIPFVIRARAIVASARSLGLLPG is encoded by the coding sequence ATGAGAAGCAAACTGTTCGTTCCCGGAACGCGTCCCGAGTTGTTCGACAAGGCGTTGGGCGGCGCGGCCGATGGCGTGTGTTTCGACCTGGAAGATGCGGTGTCGGAGCCGCGCAAGGGCGAGGCGCGCGATGCCGTGCGGCAATTGCTGCAGGGCGGCGAGCCGGCCGCATCGGGCAAGACCGTGATCGTGCGCGTCAATGCGATGGACACGCCGCATTTCGCGGCCGACATCGCGGCGGTTGCCCAGCCCGGCGTTCACCTCATCAACATTCCGAAGCCCGAGAGTGCGGCGCATGTGCGCGCGGCGGTCGAGGCCATCGAGCGTGCCGAGCAGGCCAACGGCGTGCGCACGCCCATCGGCCTGCTGCTGAACATCGAGGCGCCTTCGGCCTTGCGCACCGCAGCGCAGCTTGCATTGGCCCATCCGCGCGTGGCGGGCCTCCAGCTGGGGCTCGGCGACCTGTTCGAGCCGCTGGGCATCGCGCGTCGCGAGCCGGCCGCCATCCAGCAGGCGATGTTCGCGATGCGCATCGCCGCGGGCGAGGCGGGCGTCTATGCCTACGACGGCGCGTTCGCGGACATCCGCGATGCCGATGGGTTTCGCGCCGAGGCCATGCTGTCGCGCAATCTCGGCTTTCTCGGCAAGACCTGCATCCACCCGAGCCAGATCGCGATCGCCAACGAGGTGTTTCGGCCCACCGACGAAGAAATCGCCCACGCCTGCAAGGTGGTCGAGGCCGCCCGCCACGCCGATGCCAAGGGCGTGGGCGCCTACGTGGTCGACGGAAAAATGATCGATATCCCTTTCGTGATCCGCGCACGCGCCATCGTCGCGAGCGCGCGCAGCCTGGGCCTGCTGCCAGGCTGA
- a CDS encoding tripartite tricarboxylate transporter substrate binding protein: MKISPSFRLRALAVAAVAGGCLLSGSAFAQAAYPTKAITIVVPYPAGGSNDTFARQVAKELGEELKQPVIIDNRPGASGNTGTGQVAKAAPDGYTLVAVSSSMTTNAAVQSKLPFDPVKGLAPVAMFAKGPFIVAVNNDFPAKTPAELIAAIKAKPGQYNYASSGSGSVNQFGTELLKAKVGDLQIAHIPYKGMGPAVTDLIGNQTQLLISSGPSLLPMVRAGKLRAVGITSLKPSPIAPDLTPISTAVPGYEFELWWGLLAPVGTPPDVVAKLNGAVNKILAKPEITANFLREGAIATPLTPAQFGTVIAEDVERWKKLAKQQNITAD, translated from the coding sequence ATGAAGATTTCCCCGTCATTTCGCCTGCGCGCGCTCGCAGTGGCCGCCGTCGCCGGCGGATGCCTGCTGAGCGGCAGCGCGTTCGCGCAGGCCGCGTACCCGACCAAGGCCATCACCATCGTCGTGCCCTATCCGGCAGGCGGCTCGAACGACACCTTCGCACGGCAGGTGGCCAAGGAACTGGGCGAAGAACTCAAACAACCAGTGATCATCGACAACCGCCCCGGCGCGAGCGGCAACACCGGCACCGGACAGGTCGCGAAGGCCGCTCCCGACGGCTATACGCTCGTTGCCGTGTCGTCGAGCATGACGACCAACGCGGCGGTGCAGTCCAAGCTGCCATTCGATCCGGTCAAGGGCCTCGCGCCCGTAGCCATGTTCGCCAAGGGCCCGTTCATCGTCGCGGTGAACAACGACTTTCCCGCCAAGACGCCGGCCGAACTCATCGCCGCCATCAAGGCGAAGCCGGGGCAGTACAACTACGCGTCGTCCGGCTCCGGCAGCGTCAACCAGTTCGGCACCGAGCTGCTCAAGGCCAAGGTAGGCGACCTGCAGATCGCGCACATCCCCTACAAGGGCATGGGCCCGGCCGTGACCGACCTGATCGGCAACCAGACGCAGCTGCTGATTTCGAGTGGGCCGTCGCTGCTGCCGATGGTGCGCGCCGGCAAGCTGCGCGCGGTCGGCATCACGAGCTTGAAGCCGAGCCCGATCGCGCCCGATCTCACGCCGATTTCCACGGCCGTGCCCGGCTATGAATTCGAACTCTGGTGGGGCCTGCTGGCACCCGTAGGCACGCCGCCCGATGTGGTGGCCAAGCTCAACGGCGCGGTCAACAAGATCCTCGCCAAGCCCGAGATCACCGCCAACTTCCTGCGCGAAGGCGCCATTGCCACGCCGCTCACGCCCGCGCAGTTCGGCACGGTCATTGCCGAGGACGTCGAGCGCTGGAAGAAGCTGGCCAAGCAGCAGAACATCACCGCCGACTGA